In Lepus europaeus isolate LE1 chromosome 19, mLepTim1.pri, whole genome shotgun sequence, the genomic window CCCCCGGGATTCCCAGGAGCCTTCGCCCCTCCCCcgctgcccctgctgctgtgccctCTTACCAGGCTCGTGGGCTGTCCTTGCGGTCCCAGCGGGGCAGAGAGGCTTTATAGCTGGCCCGTCCAGGTCCCCCGCACGGCCACCACCCTCTCTCGGCCTCGGCCAAAGTCCCGGCCAACACAGCcaccacgggggtgggggggggtgggggcaggaagggcAGTGGCCTTGGGCAGAGGTCAGCCACGGGGACCCacgggagagggagacaggcaggcTTGGGGGCTGTGGTGCAGGGTGACCCCCAGGGACATGGTCTGGGGTCCATGGAAAGTGAGGGCGGAGCTGCCCCGGGATCCCGCTGACCCCTACCTGCCCCGCAGCCAAGGCCCTCCCGGACCCCAGGTGCCTTAAAGTCTGCAGCCCCTGCCTTGGTGGGGCAGGACAGCACCCCCTGCCCTCCCAAAGCTCCCTGGGATGCCCCGCTCCAGgtatcccccccttttttttttgacaggcagagtggacagtgagagagagacagacagaaaggcctttcttttccgttggttcactccccaatggctgctgcggccagcgcaccgcactgatccgaagccaggagccaggtgcttctcctggtctcccatgcaggtgcagggcccaagcacttgggccatcctccactgcctccctgggccacagcagagagctggactggaagaggggcaaccgggacagaaccggcgccccaaccgggactagaacccggggtgccagcgccgcgggtgaaggattagcctagtgagccgaggcgccagccaTATCCCCTCTTCTACTCATTAACTCGCAGGTGgggaaggagggggcagggcgcAGGTGAGCAGGTGAGCAGGTCTTTATTGAgagctggggggggtgggggtggggctcagcgCCTCAGTCCTGGTCCTTGTCCCTGCACAGGAGCCTGGGGCACAGGCCCTGGGCCGTGTTCAGGAGGCGGTCCCTGGAGCTGGCGAGCCAGGCCTGCGCGCGGGGACCCAGATCTCTCAGGTGGTCCTCATAGTAGGTCTGCACAAAGCCCTGGAaggccccagggcccctgcaggaGAGGGGCGTCACAGCCGGGACCCCTGTACCCTGGGGGTCCAGCACCATTCACCCCCTAACCtcagagacgggggggggggtccaggcccagcccctcctccctcagacccaggcccccagcccctcctccttcaGACCCAGGGGTGCAGGCCCCttctccctcagacccagggtccaggcccagcccctcctccctcagacccaggcccccagcccctcctccttcaGACCCAGGGGTGCAGGCCCCttctccctcagacccagggtccaggcccagcccctcctcccgcaCGCCCAGGGATCCAGACTccgccctcctccccacccccgggtccaggccctcaccagaaccgcTGCCACCTCTCTCTGGTCCTGGTCAGCAGTGGCCCCACCAGCTCCTTCACCGAGCTGGGCACCAGGCTCCAGCGGCTCTCCTCGGGCGCTGGCAGGGGCGTGGGGGTCTCGTCAGGCTCACATGCTGGGGGGGCAGAGGACGGCACAGGGTGCGGGATCAGCTTTGCCCTCCTCCCATGTAGCCTCGCATTCCCTCCCCACCCACTGTCACCCCTCCTGGCCCTCTGACCACCTGCACCTCAGCCATGGCCATCTGCTccccccagaccccagcccttGCTCCACCCCATCTCGGTTTCCTTCTTCCTGGCGTGCACCCAAGCACCCACACCCCTGGACGAAGCCTCGTCCACAGGGCCCACTGGGGGGtacacacctgcaccccaccaCAGAGGCGCTTGTGTGCCCCACTGTGGGGCGGCGGCCATGACTTAACCTCCAAGGACTCAGAGCCATGGCGGGTGGCGGGCGCCGGGCGCCGGTACACGGAATGCGCTCAGGGGGCTGGCGTTGGCAGCAGGGCTTAAGACCCGGCCTGGGACGCCGCACCCCTTAGAGTGCCTGGTCcgagtccctgctcctctgcttctgacccaacttcctgctaacgaaAGGTGGGAAGGTGGTGATGCCAGCCACGCCAGAAACCCGGATGGACTtcggggctcctgactttgcctggcccagccctggctgttgcaggcatttggggaatgaaccagcagatgaaagatctctctctctctctctgtccctctgcctttcaaataaaa contains:
- the APOC4 gene encoding apolipoprotein C-IV isoform X1; the encoded protein is MLLPRRGLRTLPSLCLCVLVLAWVVACEPDETPTPLPAPEESRWSLVPSSVKELVGPLLTRTRERWQRFWGPGAFQGFVQTYYEDHLRDLGPRAQAWLASSRDRLLNTAQGLCPRLLCRDKDQD
- the APOC4 gene encoding apolipoprotein C-IV isoform X2, with the translated sequence MAAAPQWGTQAPLWWGAACEPDETPTPLPAPEESRWSLVPSSVKELVGPLLTRTRERWQRFWGPGAFQGFVQTYYEDHLRDLGPRAQAWLASSRDRLLNTAQGLCPRLLCRDKDQD